From the genome of Haloterrigena sp. KLK7, one region includes:
- a CDS encoding SAM-dependent chlorinase/fluorinase, whose protein sequence is MITLASDFGTPYPAAMKGVLCRRTDARLVDVAHDFPRQDVRAAAFWLREVLPYFPPAIHLIVIDPGVGTDRNAVVVRAGDHALVGPDNGVLLPAARRLAGGGSLEPYVVDENRLEPVEPAGGPVGPSATTLSRGGETGDDDSGDDREGPASATFHGRDVFAPAAGDVHEAGLEALADLEWLAPLDGGPVDCRLPDATLEDDRATGEVLVVDGFGNVVTNVPGGFLAGRDEIIANGETVPVGETFAAVPAGQWLATVGSHGYVELDVNRGRGAAAFGLEAGDRVVLEPVADGGN, encoded by the coding sequence ATGATCACGCTCGCGTCGGACTTCGGCACGCCGTATCCCGCGGCGATGAAGGGTGTCCTCTGTCGGCGAACGGACGCCAGACTGGTCGACGTCGCCCACGATTTCCCCCGGCAGGACGTTCGCGCCGCCGCCTTCTGGCTCCGAGAGGTGTTGCCCTACTTCCCGCCGGCGATCCACCTGATCGTGATCGATCCCGGCGTCGGCACCGACCGCAACGCGGTAGTCGTCCGCGCGGGCGACCACGCGCTCGTCGGTCCCGACAACGGCGTCCTGCTCCCCGCCGCGCGCCGACTCGCCGGCGGCGGAAGCCTCGAGCCCTACGTGGTCGACGAGAACCGTCTCGAGCCGGTCGAGCCCGCCGGCGGCCCGGTCGGTCCGAGCGCGACGACGCTCTCGAGGGGTGGCGAGACCGGCGACGACGACAGCGGCGACGATCGCGAGGGGCCGGCCAGCGCCACCTTCCACGGACGAGACGTCTTCGCGCCCGCCGCCGGCGACGTCCACGAGGCCGGACTCGAGGCCCTCGCTGACCTCGAGTGGCTCGCCCCGCTCGACGGCGGTCCCGTCGACTGTCGCCTCCCCGACGCGACCCTCGAGGACGACCGCGCGACGGGCGAGGTGCTGGTCGTCGACGGGTTCGGAAACGTCGTCACGAACGTCCCCGGCGGCTTTCTGGCGGGGCGCGACGAAATCATTGCGAACGGCGAGACGGTTCCCGTCGGCGAGACCTTCGCTGCCGTCCCGGCCGGCCAGTGGCTCGCGACCGTCGGGAGCCACGGCTACGTGGAACTGGACGTCAATCGGGGGCGAGGCGCGGCGGCGTTCGGACTCGAGGCCGGCGATCGGGTCGTCCTCGAGCCGGTCGCGGACGGCGGAAACTGA
- a CDS encoding nicotinamide-nucleotide adenylyltransferase → MTRGFYIGRFQPFHNGHLSMVEQIAEDVDELVLGIGSADDSHTVRNPFTAGERIMMITKSLVDYDLVTYAVPIEDLERNSVWVSHVQSMSPDFDVAYSNNPLVIQLFREADIEIRQSPMFNREVLEGSEVRERMITGGDWESLVPAAVADVVTEIGGIERIQMISDSDSNGA, encoded by the coding sequence ATGACCCGGGGGTTCTACATCGGCCGGTTTCAGCCCTTCCACAACGGCCACCTCAGCATGGTCGAACAGATCGCCGAGGACGTCGACGAGCTCGTGCTCGGGATCGGGAGCGCCGACGACTCGCACACCGTCCGCAACCCGTTCACGGCGGGCGAACGCATCATGATGATCACGAAGTCGCTCGTCGACTACGACCTCGTCACCTACGCCGTGCCGATCGAGGACCTCGAACGGAACTCGGTGTGGGTGAGCCACGTCCAGAGCATGAGCCCCGATTTCGACGTCGCCTACTCGAACAACCCGCTGGTCATCCAGCTGTTCCGCGAGGCCGATATCGAGATCCGCCAGTCGCCGATGTTCAACCGGGAGGTCCTAGAGGGCAGCGAGGTCCGCGAGCGGATGATAACGGGCGGCGACTGGGAGTCGCTGGTTCCCGCCGCCGTCGCCGACGTCGTCACCGAGATCGGCGGTATCGAACGGATTCAGATGATCAGCGACTCGGACTCGAACGGCGCCTGA
- a CDS encoding 50S ribosomal protein L44e, with product MQMPRRFNTYCPHCNEHHEHEVEKARTGRSSGLKWDARRTRRSTSSIGNSGRFSKVPVGEKPTKKTDLKYRCSECGKAHLREGWRTGRLEFQE from the coding sequence ATGCAGATGCCACGCCGATTCAATACGTACTGTCCGCACTGCAACGAACACCACGAACACGAAGTCGAGAAGGCCCGAACCGGCCGTTCCTCGGGCCTAAAGTGGGACGCTCGCCGAACTCGGCGAAGCACCTCGAGCATCGGTAACTCCGGTCGCTTCTCGAAGGTGCCCGTCGGCGAGAAGCCCACCAAGAAGACCGACCTCAAGTACCGCTGCAGCGAGTGCGGCAAGGCCCACCTCCGCGAGGGATGGCGTACCGGCCGACTCGAGTTCCAGGAGTGA
- a CDS encoding amidohydrolase family protein, whose protein sequence is MLELEHGFRVVDVYARLSPGDTGSRVDGRSVTPDQLEREMHQSGITRSVVFPPVRPDRRYLAPNNGVARRSVDRPFVAFARINGTRRPTASATDRLRNAVRSREDHHTSPADIERYAYDDRFHGFVLDPGADEYPDEDVLAALEAVDLPVIVRGGADATPETLADTLFERSFPVIVAHFGGHPLDRSLMHDLIDLLEEYDGCYLETSFVRYRDPLERALLEHPDRVLFGSGAPACHPDVAVMEILTLDVSEDKLWRVFSKNACRVIDALAPDGDA, encoded by the coding sequence ATGCTCGAGCTGGAACACGGGTTTCGCGTCGTCGACGTCTACGCGCGGCTCTCCCCCGGCGATACCGGCTCCCGCGTCGACGGTCGCTCGGTCACGCCCGATCAGCTCGAGCGGGAGATGCACCAGTCGGGGATCACGAGATCGGTCGTCTTCCCGCCCGTGCGGCCGGACCGGCGCTACCTCGCGCCGAACAACGGCGTCGCCCGCCGCAGCGTCGACCGCCCGTTCGTCGCCTTCGCGCGGATCAACGGCACGCGGCGGCCGACGGCGTCGGCGACCGACCGCCTGCGCAACGCGGTCCGGAGCCGCGAGGACCACCACACGTCGCCGGCGGACATCGAACGCTACGCCTATGACGACCGGTTCCACGGCTTCGTCCTCGACCCCGGTGCCGACGAGTACCCCGACGAGGACGTCCTCGCGGCCCTCGAGGCCGTCGACCTCCCCGTCATCGTTCGCGGCGGCGCCGACGCCACCCCCGAAACCCTCGCGGACACCCTGTTCGAGCGCTCGTTTCCCGTTATCGTCGCGCACTTCGGCGGCCACCCCCTCGATCGGTCGCTCATGCACGACCTGATCGACCTGCTCGAGGAGTACGACGGCTGCTACCTCGAGACGAGCTTCGTCCGCTACCGCGACCCCCTCGAGCGGGCGCTGCTCGAACACCCCGATCGGGTCCTGTTCGGCAGCGGCGCGCCCGCCTGTCACCCCGACGTCGCCGTCATGGAAATCCTCACGCTCGACGTCTCGGAGGACAAACTGTGGCGGGTATTTTCGAAGAACGCCTGCCGAGTCATCGACGCGCTCGCACCGGACGGAGACGCGTGA
- a CDS encoding RNA-protein complex protein Nop10, with protein sequence MKSDIRVCSAWRDAHDRPVYTLSDSCPDCGADAENSAPAPFDPNDPYGEYRRALKRRRR encoded by the coding sequence ATGAAGTCGGATATCCGGGTGTGTTCGGCGTGGCGCGACGCACACGACCGCCCGGTGTATACCCTCTCTGACTCCTGTCCCGACTGCGGCGCCGACGCGGAAAACAGCGCGCCGGCCCCGTTCGATCCGAACGATCCGTACGGCGAGTACCGACGCGCTCTTAAACGTCGCCGTCGCTGA
- a CDS encoding HalOD1 output domain-containing protein, translating to MTPIDDTAGHTIYYDEDRKTYHTWCDDADDSAITAVVAAIASALEVEPDELDPLSDAIDPDALDALVDHWRGTARASDGAVTFPFADHSIAVRSSGEVVIEPIDRRVRASDD from the coding sequence TTGACGCCGATCGACGACACCGCCGGACACACGATCTACTACGACGAGGATCGGAAAACCTACCACACGTGGTGTGACGACGCCGACGACTCGGCGATCACGGCCGTCGTCGCCGCTATCGCGTCGGCGCTCGAGGTCGAGCCCGACGAACTCGACCCGCTCTCGGACGCGATCGATCCGGACGCACTGGACGCGCTGGTGGACCACTGGCGAGGCACCGCGAGGGCCAGCGACGGCGCCGTCACGTTTCCGTTCGCCGACCACTCGATCGCGGTGCGCTCGAGCGGCGAGGTCGTGATCGAGCCGATCGACCGGCGCGTCCGCGCGAGCGACGACTGA
- a CDS encoding translation initiation factor IF-2 subunit alpha, translating to MKYSGWPDPGELVVGKIDEIEDFGVFVDLEEYRDKRGLIHISEVASGWIKNVRDHVREGQIVVCKVLEIDEESQQIDLSLKDVNDHQRSDKIQEWKNEQKADNWMGIALGEDVDDETYTAIANELITEHGSLYDGFKQAAIHGEEALENTDLSDDEIESIVDTARENVSVPYVNVTGYVDLENPSPSGVDGIRTALEAAEGNGEVPDEVDLEVSYVGAPEYRIEVQAPNYKTAESQLEESAQRAVRAIESEGGSGEYHRERRTDDE from the coding sequence ATGAAATACAGCGGCTGGCCCGACCCCGGCGAACTCGTCGTCGGGAAGATCGACGAGATCGAGGACTTCGGCGTCTTCGTCGATCTCGAGGAGTATCGGGACAAGCGCGGCCTGATCCACATCTCCGAAGTCGCGAGCGGTTGGATCAAGAACGTCCGCGATCACGTCCGCGAGGGCCAGATCGTCGTCTGCAAGGTCCTCGAGATCGACGAGGAGTCCCAGCAGATCGATCTCTCGCTGAAAGACGTCAACGACCACCAGCGCTCCGACAAGATCCAGGAGTGGAAAAACGAGCAGAAGGCCGACAACTGGATGGGTATCGCGCTGGGCGAGGACGTCGACGACGAGACCTACACCGCGATCGCCAACGAACTGATCACCGAACACGGGAGCCTCTACGACGGCTTCAAACAGGCCGCGATCCACGGCGAGGAGGCCCTCGAGAACACCGATCTCTCCGACGACGAGATCGAGTCGATCGTCGACACGGCCCGCGAGAACGTCTCGGTGCCGTACGTCAACGTCACCGGCTACGTCGACCTCGAGAACCCGTCGCCGAGCGGCGTCGACGGCATCCGTACCGCCCTCGAGGCCGCCGAAGGCAACGGTGAAGTGCCCGACGAAGTCGACCTCGAGGTCAGCTACGTCGGCGCGCCCGAGTATCGCATCGAGGTGCAGGCGCCCAACTACAAGACCGCCGAGAGCCAGCTCGAGGAGAGCGCACAGCGCGCGGTCCGAGCGATCGAGAGCGAAGGCGGTTCGGGCGAGTACCACCGCGAGCGTCGCACCGACGACGAATAA
- the thsA gene encoding thermosome subunit alpha, with amino-acid sequence MFIMSEDSQRTQGRDAQSSNIMAGKAVAESVRTTLGPRGMDKMLVDSSGEVVITNDGATILNEMDIEHPAAQMIVEVADSQEEEVGDGTTTAAVIAGNLLGEAEDLIEQDVHATTIVEGYHEASEIALEAISEQVSEEVVDDEVLKQVAESSMTGKGTGGLTAESLAETVVEAIRHVELEDGVARDNVTVHTQIGASSNATELVPGIVIDEEPAHDGMPSEVEDASIAVLDVELGVRTGEIDAEYAIDSIDQLNSAIDAEESEVRGYAETVAESGADVVFTTEDVDDRVASYLAGEGVLVFEGVGDSDAKDIVSATGATRVGALDDLEEADFGAADRISAENYGDDDLAFVEGGAAAETVTVFVRGGTEHVVDELERAIGDALDVVATALASGEVVPGAGATEIAIADKIREEAAGIEGRKQLAVNAFADALDIVPRTLAANTGRDPIDALVDLRSAHDSTGRAGLITSGEEVTIDDPFDYGVVDPADVKREAIESATEAATMIARIDDVIAAE; translated from the coding sequence ATGTTCATTATGAGCGAGGATAGTCAGCGAACGCAGGGCCGCGACGCCCAGTCGTCCAACATCATGGCCGGCAAGGCCGTCGCCGAGTCGGTACGCACGACACTGGGTCCCCGCGGGATGGACAAGATGCTCGTCGACTCCAGCGGCGAGGTCGTCATCACCAACGACGGCGCCACGATTCTCAACGAGATGGACATCGAACACCCCGCGGCCCAGATGATCGTCGAGGTCGCCGACTCCCAGGAGGAAGAGGTCGGCGACGGGACGACGACCGCGGCCGTGATCGCTGGCAACCTGCTCGGTGAGGCCGAAGACCTCATCGAACAGGACGTCCATGCGACGACGATCGTCGAGGGCTACCACGAGGCCAGCGAGATCGCCCTCGAGGCGATTTCGGAACAGGTCAGCGAAGAGGTCGTCGACGACGAGGTGCTCAAGCAGGTCGCCGAATCGAGCATGACCGGCAAGGGAACCGGCGGTCTCACCGCCGAGTCGCTGGCCGAGACGGTCGTCGAAGCGATCCGTCACGTCGAACTCGAGGACGGCGTCGCCCGCGACAACGTCACCGTCCACACCCAGATCGGCGCCTCCTCGAACGCGACGGAGCTCGTCCCGGGGATCGTCATCGACGAGGAGCCCGCCCACGACGGCATGCCGAGCGAGGTCGAGGACGCCTCGATCGCCGTCCTCGACGTCGAACTCGGCGTCCGCACCGGCGAGATCGACGCGGAGTACGCAATCGACTCGATCGACCAGCTCAACAGCGCCATCGACGCCGAGGAGAGCGAGGTCCGCGGCTACGCCGAGACCGTCGCCGAGAGCGGCGCCGACGTCGTCTTCACGACCGAGGACGTCGACGACCGCGTCGCCTCGTATCTCGCCGGTGAGGGCGTGCTCGTCTTCGAGGGCGTCGGCGACAGCGACGCCAAGGACATCGTCTCCGCGACCGGCGCCACCCGCGTCGGCGCCCTCGACGACCTCGAGGAGGCCGACTTCGGCGCGGCCGACCGCATCAGCGCCGAGAACTACGGCGACGACGACCTCGCGTTCGTCGAGGGCGGCGCGGCCGCCGAGACGGTCACCGTCTTCGTCCGCGGCGGCACCGAACACGTCGTCGACGAGCTCGAGCGCGCCATCGGCGACGCGCTGGACGTCGTCGCGACCGCGCTGGCCTCCGGCGAGGTCGTTCCCGGCGCCGGCGCGACCGAGATCGCCATCGCGGACAAGATCCGCGAGGAGGCCGCCGGCATCGAGGGCCGCAAGCAGCTGGCCGTCAACGCCTTCGCCGACGCGCTGGACATCGTCCCGCGCACGCTGGCAGCCAACACCGGCCGAGACCCAATCGACGCGCTCGTCGATCTCCGTTCCGCCCACGACTCGACGGGACGGGCCGGCCTGATCACCAGCGGCGAGGAGGTCACGATCGACGATCCGTTCGACTACGGGGTCGTCGACCCGGCCGACGTCAAGCGCGAGGCCATCGAGAGCGCCACCGAGGCCGCGACGATGATCGCCCGCATCGACGACGTCATCGCCGCCGAATAA
- a CDS encoding 30S ribosomal protein S27e, with product MAGNFYSVRCSDCENEQTVFGKASSEVACAVCGTTLARPTGGKAEIEHEIVDTVESR from the coding sequence ATGGCAGGAAATTTCTACAGCGTTCGATGCAGTGACTGCGAGAACGAACAGACCGTCTTCGGCAAGGCCTCCTCGGAGGTCGCCTGCGCCGTCTGCGGCACGACGCTGGCGCGACCGACCGGCGGCAAAGCCGAGATCGAACACGAGATCGTAGACACAGTCGAGTCACGATGA
- a CDS encoding cbb3-type cytochrome c oxidase subunit I yields MGISDLLPDSDRLGTDGRREVTDSVTNRLESSTEAVGELSTRVRDAVSQRATDAAERAVDELLERAIDRSADELLTESGLGRGDDESEFGPTDPLDRALEDFLRRYGLDEDRLDDRTLDAIRTRLSVAGADVDPEELLEQVLSGRSTSGSDSADETELPTDDPLAEACSRLRARLDGTADRPVDGLFEDLLERDAIAVGHELERVLTEELPALAAELESEMAELEAEDRAGSRTRSFNVAPNEGSDGGSTAHGRSGRVHSGSVRSAVAMAVAATTMLSDGDGVDPAVGELATGLLQASDGGSGVPTERVLSELVPLLLQTGANSDLGFDLDALRSNSTGSLALVGLFVANLAAMTLGAYVSRERAPPIPDEIRGPNGETVVTDEQVKLGKKAFQANGLMNQGSILGNGSYFGVDLTADALDLKAEYMREYYARQRGSDSFEELADGDQAAVERRVERELDSDAPEGSVARYSDAEVFAHRRIRDQYVDRYYGGSPERGIPQGYVDSPEEAARIADFACWTAWMAHTNRPDSNHSYTNDWPYVPAAGNRPTGQVVVWSTIAVVLLIGGGGFGVWAYHSFDVAEPTTELVDVPSPDSVSVTPSQYAAARYVPVAGALFVAQVLVGAYLAHYYVERTGFYGIGDALDIDLVSLVPFSVGRTWHVNLGILWITTLWLAGGLFLPGLFSECDPPWQAEGATALLGALVAITVGAFAGVWLGTRGAFGSPGSGSDDGDLWWWLGSEGLEYLEVGRVWKLGLLAGFGVWTGLVLRGVRQLDESPTGLGHFMTYAGGSIALMFAASMLYTPETNMAVTEFWRWWVVHMWVEGVFEFFVTAVISAALVSMDLIEKADAEKAILFEVFAIMAAGIVGVSHHYWWVGLPDVWVPIGTTFSTLEFVPLVFVLYRSIGEYRSLRAQGEEFPYTLPLLFIVGSSVWNFVGGGVLGFFINLPLINYYEHGTYLTVAHAHTSMFGAFGLLALGLGTYILRVVTPESAWNPTWFRGAFWLTNIGLTVMTVASLLPIGFLQLQTAYQDGYAAARDLEFYEQDHVQTLLWARTLGDTPMILGALAFTAASIRHLWDARKQRLATQ; encoded by the coding sequence ATGGGTATCAGCGATCTCCTCCCGGATTCCGACCGTCTCGGGACGGACGGCCGCCGGGAAGTGACCGACTCCGTGACGAATCGACTCGAGTCGAGTACCGAAGCGGTCGGCGAACTGTCGACGCGGGTCCGCGACGCGGTGAGCCAGCGGGCGACCGACGCCGCCGAGCGGGCCGTCGACGAACTGCTCGAGCGCGCGATCGATCGGAGCGCCGACGAACTGCTCACGGAATCGGGACTCGGCCGCGGCGACGATGAGTCCGAGTTCGGACCGACCGATCCGCTCGATCGCGCGCTCGAGGACTTCCTGCGACGGTACGGTCTCGACGAGGATCGGTTGGACGACCGCACGCTGGACGCGATCCGGACCCGGCTGTCGGTCGCCGGGGCCGACGTGGATCCCGAGGAACTACTCGAGCAGGTGCTGAGCGGGCGGTCGACGTCGGGATCCGACTCGGCCGACGAGACGGAGCTTCCGACCGACGATCCGCTCGCCGAAGCGTGTTCGCGACTCCGCGCGCGACTGGACGGGACGGCGGACCGACCCGTCGACGGTCTGTTCGAGGACCTCCTCGAGCGCGACGCCATCGCGGTCGGCCACGAACTCGAGCGGGTGCTCACGGAGGAACTGCCGGCGCTCGCGGCGGAACTGGAATCGGAGATGGCGGAGCTAGAGGCCGAAGACCGCGCGGGCTCGAGAACGAGGTCGTTCAATGTGGCCCCGAACGAGGGAAGCGACGGCGGCTCGACGGCGCACGGTCGGTCGGGACGCGTCCACTCGGGGAGCGTCCGATCGGCCGTCGCGATGGCCGTCGCGGCGACGACGATGCTCTCGGACGGCGACGGCGTCGATCCCGCGGTCGGGGAGCTGGCGACGGGGCTGTTACAGGCCAGTGACGGGGGTAGCGGCGTCCCGACCGAACGGGTTCTCAGCGAACTGGTACCGTTACTGTTGCAGACGGGGGCGAACAGCGACCTCGGCTTCGACCTCGACGCGCTCCGGTCGAACTCGACCGGCTCGCTGGCGCTCGTGGGACTGTTCGTGGCCAACCTCGCCGCGATGACGCTCGGGGCCTACGTCTCTCGAGAGCGGGCGCCGCCGATCCCCGACGAGATCCGCGGGCCGAACGGCGAGACCGTCGTGACCGACGAGCAGGTGAAGCTGGGGAAGAAGGCGTTCCAGGCCAACGGGCTCATGAATCAGGGGTCGATCCTGGGGAACGGCTCGTACTTCGGCGTCGATCTGACGGCCGACGCGCTCGACCTGAAAGCCGAGTACATGCGGGAGTACTACGCGCGCCAGCGCGGGAGCGACTCGTTCGAGGAGCTCGCGGACGGCGATCAGGCGGCCGTCGAACGGCGCGTGGAACGGGAGCTCGACTCCGACGCGCCCGAAGGGTCGGTCGCCCGCTACTCCGACGCAGAGGTGTTCGCCCATCGCCGGATTCGCGACCAGTACGTCGACCGCTACTACGGGGGCTCCCCCGAGCGCGGAATCCCGCAGGGGTACGTCGATTCGCCCGAGGAAGCCGCCCGTATCGCCGACTTCGCGTGCTGGACGGCGTGGATGGCCCACACCAACCGACCCGATTCGAACCACTCCTACACGAACGACTGGCCGTACGTGCCCGCGGCCGGGAATCGGCCGACCGGACAGGTCGTCGTCTGGAGCACGATCGCCGTCGTCCTGCTCATCGGCGGCGGCGGGTTCGGCGTCTGGGCCTACCACTCCTTCGACGTGGCCGAACCGACGACCGAGCTCGTCGACGTTCCCTCGCCCGATTCCGTCTCCGTGACGCCGAGCCAGTACGCCGCGGCGCGGTACGTTCCCGTCGCCGGCGCGCTGTTCGTCGCGCAGGTCCTCGTCGGCGCCTATCTGGCCCACTACTATGTCGAACGAACCGGCTTCTACGGGATCGGCGACGCGCTCGATATCGATCTCGTGTCGCTGGTGCCGTTCTCGGTGGGTCGCACCTGGCACGTCAATCTCGGCATCCTCTGGATCACGACGCTGTGGCTCGCGGGCGGGCTCTTCCTGCCGGGGCTGTTCAGCGAGTGCGATCCGCCGTGGCAGGCCGAGGGCGCGACCGCGCTGCTGGGCGCGCTCGTCGCCATCACGGTCGGCGCGTTCGCGGGCGTCTGGCTCGGTACCCGCGGCGCGTTCGGTTCGCCCGGGAGCGGCAGTGACGACGGCGACCTCTGGTGGTGGCTCGGCAGCGAGGGCCTCGAGTACCTCGAGGTCGGTCGGGTCTGGAAACTGGGACTGCTCGCCGGCTTCGGCGTCTGGACGGGGCTGGTGCTCCGCGGCGTCAGACAACTGGACGAATCGCCGACCGGCCTGGGACACTTCATGACCTACGCCGGCGGCTCGATCGCGCTCATGTTCGCCGCGAGCATGCTCTACACGCCCGAGACGAACATGGCCGTGACCGAGTTCTGGCGCTGGTGGGTCGTCCACATGTGGGTCGAGGGCGTCTTCGAGTTCTTCGTCACTGCCGTCATCTCCGCCGCACTGGTGTCGATGGACCTGATCGAGAAGGCCGACGCCGAGAAGGCGATCCTCTTCGAGGTGTTCGCGATCATGGCCGCCGGCATCGTCGGCGTCTCGCACCACTACTGGTGGGTCGGCCTCCCCGACGTCTGGGTCCCCATCGGCACGACGTTCTCGACGCTCGAGTTCGTCCCGCTCGTCTTCGTCCTCTACCGGAGCATCGGCGAGTACCGCTCGCTGCGGGCCCAGGGCGAGGAGTTCCCCTACACGCTCCCGCTGCTCTTCATCGTCGGCTCCTCCGTCTGGAACTTCGTCGGCGGCGGGGTGCTCGGCTTCTTCATCAACCTGCCGCTGATCAACTACTACGAGCACGGGACCTACCTGACCGTCGCCCACGCGCACACGTCGATGTTCGGCGCCTTCGGCCTGCTCGCGCTCGGACTGGGCACCTACATCCTGCGGGTCGTCACCCCCGAATCGGCGTGGAACCCGACGTGGTTCCGCGGCGCGTTCTGGCTGACCAATATCGGGCTCACCGTCATGACCGTCGCCTCGCTGCTCCCGATCGGGTTCCTACAGCTGCAGACCGCCTATCAGGACGGCTACGCCGCCGCGCGCGACCTCGAGTTCTACGAACAGGACCACGTCCAGACGCTGCTGTGGGCCCGAACGCTCGGCGACACGCCGATGATCCTCGGTGCGCTCGCGTTCACCGCGGCGTCGATACGCCACCTCTGGGACGCCCGGAAGCAGCGGCTGGCGACCCAGTGA
- a CDS encoding proteasome assembly chaperone family protein, translated as MDELEIDAVAEVELDDPVLVEGLPGVGHVGSLAVEHLLEELEADSTLVRRVYSREFPPQVSVEDGVADLTCAEIHAVSVPEGRDLLLLTGDHQAQTNDGHYVLTDAFLDIAEEFGASEIYALGGVPTGELIEEYAVVGAISDESMLEELESLGVEFREDEPAGGIVGVSGLLLGLGQRRGLKAACLMGETSGYLVDPKSARAVLEVLEDRLGFDLEYESLDERADEMEEVIGKIQEMEQQQQQQQMDVPTDDDLRYIG; from the coding sequence ATGGACGAACTCGAGATCGACGCCGTCGCCGAGGTCGAACTGGACGACCCCGTCCTCGTCGAGGGGCTGCCGGGTGTGGGACACGTCGGAAGCCTCGCCGTCGAGCACCTGCTCGAGGAACTCGAGGCCGACAGCACGCTCGTGCGCCGGGTCTACTCCCGGGAGTTCCCGCCGCAGGTGAGCGTCGAAGACGGCGTCGCGGACCTCACGTGTGCCGAGATCCACGCCGTCTCCGTCCCGGAGGGTCGGGACCTGTTACTGCTGACCGGGGATCATCAGGCCCAGACCAACGACGGGCACTACGTGCTGACCGACGCGTTCCTGGATATCGCCGAGGAGTTCGGCGCGAGCGAGATCTACGCGCTGGGCGGCGTCCCGACGGGCGAACTCATCGAGGAGTACGCCGTCGTCGGCGCCATCAGCGACGAATCGATGCTCGAGGAACTCGAATCGCTCGGCGTCGAGTTCCGCGAGGACGAGCCCGCCGGCGGCATCGTCGGCGTCTCCGGGCTCCTGCTCGGACTGGGCCAGCGGCGGGGCCTCAAGGCGGCCTGCCTGATGGGCGAGACCAGCGGCTACCTCGTCGATCCCAAGAGCGCCCGCGCGGTCCTCGAGGTCCTCGAGGATCGACTCGGCTTCGACCTCGAGTACGAGTCGCTGGACGAGCGGGCCGACGAGATGGAGGAAGTCATCGGCAAGATCCAGGAGATGGAACAGCAACAGCAGCAACAGCAGATGGACGTGCCGACGGACGACGACCTGCGGTACATCGGCTGA